DNA sequence from the Falco peregrinus isolate bFalPer1 chromosome 1, bFalPer1.pri, whole genome shotgun sequence genome:
ggtgcagtgtgtgtgtttataaGTATGACCTCTTTCTCTTCCAAAGCAATCACAGAAGCCATTTCAAATCCCCTGCATTAATATTTCACTGTATGGAAAAGAGAAGCTTCCTCCTCAGTTTTCAAGGAGAGAAAGCCAGAGTACAAGAGTGATTAGACTTAATAGGACCAAATTGCCAGCGCTGGCCCCTAATTAGGAATTATATCCTTAAGCATATGCTGGACTTTATACATACACACTTAACTGAATTAGGATCTACATGACTATTACATTAAATTTTAtcaggcaaaaaataaaaggcatttaagGTATAGCAATGGCCTGCTCTGCACAAAACCAACTGAACTGCTCTTAACTTGCTCTCTTGGCATCAGCCCCCCCAGAAGAGGCCATTTTTGCCATGTGAACAGAGCACAATTCTTTCACTGTTCTTGTAAGGCAAGTATTTTTTCTgggtaaaattaaaataatatcaaatgtgtttaattttacaTTCATACATTTTTTAGCTACTTCTGATGTGTCATTAAATCTTTTCTGGAGGGTCAACAGGCAACTGATTTCACCAAGGCTATTTCACCATTAGTCTCATTTTGCAAAAGGCCAAATCCAGAacgaaaaaaaaatctgattttcttaggttttattctctctttttctagTGTCCAAAATAGATTCCTTATGTGTGAGGAGACAGAAGGAGCAGTGGGAAGAGTCACCGTGCTCCTTGCTGGCGCAGCTGGCGTCATGGGCTCTTCAGCACGGGCATGATTAGAGACATTAGCCTCCATAACAAAATTATCcaggggttgttttgtttggtttggtttttcacACGCAAGCAGTTAGGCTAAACCACAACGTACTACAGTTGCGGGaaagcctgcctgcctcctccaTGAAGAAATATGCCCCATGTCTTCTGAAGCTTCCAGTCTTTCATTCCATTCATTGACCTATTCCTATGGTATTTTACATAATTGGATGAGATAGGCacaagtagtattttttttcctaattttataataaaaatgatcAATGCTGAGCTTTGCATTTCCTGTTCCAGGCTAAGCAATCATCTTGAGGGCAAAATAATTTgatctgcagtatttttagaaCAAGGTGCGTTGTCAGGTTGTATATAGATATTGACATACATATTGATGAGCAGTGATTTTAGAACAGGGTATATTTAATATCCATGCATGCCCTGCACtctcagcagggcaggggggaagcaGGCAAGGGCTGGGGAGGCTGTGCGGAGTCGCATCTCTGATCTGAcccacagcctgcagcagggctcgAGTTCTTCCAACACTATTTGTTGCACTGCTCTGTTCAttcagctgctctctgcctcaTCTGAGTCTTCAAACACATTCCCAAAGCACAAGAATCTAATATTTGTAAGAGCAGCTGTAACTCCAGCATGGTACAAAGCTAAACAGCAATACAGCACTTGTCTAAGTAAAGCACCCAAAAGGGAATAAGAATTTGCTCTTTCCTAAAGTTTAAAAGCTTCCTTCCTATTTTATGCAAGGTTGATTGCTCCAGGCTCAGGTCGCCTTCAGGCTAGAAAACACCGACAGCTGCTTGTTTCTGCCCAaggccccagggctggggtgcttGGCACTGGCCCCACcgagccaggcagctttccacGGTGGTTTCATTCCAGGTATGCGTacccccttttcctttcttgcaggGAGCAAGCTGCAGTGGAGCACGGCCATCTCCATGATGCTGTTTGCATGGctctttgctgccttttggGCTGTGATGCCCTTGCTGGGATGGGGGGAATACGATTACGAACCCCTCCGAACCTGCTGCACCCTGGACTACAGCAAAGGGGACAGGTGAGTGCAGGGGCCAGctcccggggtggggggggggggggtgggagctgCCATCCCCTGGGGTGGTCTCAACAGCACACTGAAGCCCCCAGCCATCCTCCGTCGTTGGTGCTGGGGCAGATCTCCCTCCCCAGTGGCTGGGACAAGGCAGGCATGACCCAAGGCTGCCCTGACTCACGTGGCACCATGTGGGAACGGCTGAAGTCAGCTTCCTCCATGGGAGAGGCTAGTGCTCaggtttctgctgctcccttgCTCATCTATAAACTGCATCTTTTCTGGGTTTAGGACTTGAAACTCTTTTAGaatgatggggtttttttaatgcattccAGTACAGATGTCCGAGTAGGGATGCTTGGGTTTAGAAATCAAACACCTGTTGTGATTTTCTATGACACTATCCATCCCATACACAACAGCATGGCACAACTTAACCAGCCTTCAGCAAATGCTGCATGTAAAGCATGTTGACAAAActggtttttccccttttaaaaatacaagttaatGAATATTTACAGCAAGTTTACAGAGATGCCTTAGAGAGGAATTAACaacctcttttttcttttttgctcctCCTTACCCTTTCCAGAAACTATATCACATTCCTTTTTGGTCTATCCATTTTCAATTTCATGATCCCGGGCTTCATCATGCTGACGGCCTATCAGTCCATACACCAGAAGTTCAAGAAAAGTGGGAACTATAAGGTAAGAAAGCTTCCCCCACTCCTGCAACCACCTTGCCAAAATAGGGCTGCATCCAACAGAGACAAAGTCCTCAAAAAGCCAATTTCTTTCACAGAGGCTTTGGCTCAGCTCCTTCTGCGCTAGCTCCCCAGTGTTACTGGAGCAGGAGGGTAGCAGAACGCAGGATGGAGCTACCCAGAAAGCTTGTGGAAACCCCATCCTTAGATATTTCAAGATTTGACCAGCCAGCCACATCTGCTCCAACCCAGCGCATTACAAACCACTCCCTTCCAAAGCAGAGGTTGGACTAATGACCCTGAGGATTCCCCTCCACCTACACTGGTCCAATTCTAGCTACAAAAACAAGCACACAGCATGCAGTATATTTGGTAATAGCATATCAGTATTTATCCAGAGAAACATTGCTCAGGAAGGATCATTATTTCCTGCAGGCTCTAAGCTTATCACCGAGGCAGCCAGCCAGAACTGCAGCACTACAGGGAAACACACAGGCACCCCGTGGGGGCAAAGGGCCTTCCTATGCACATCGTGTTTACACTTGGTTGAGGAAATTCAGAAACCTTTATGAGCTGGAAACAAAGGAATTGCTCTGGCGTGGCAGGTTTATGGGAATGTAATGTGGTGATTATATGAGTTCTTAGGTGCAGGCTGTACAGTCTGGGGCACTATCCATGGCTGGCAGGCACAGCCCGACCCCTGCACTTGGTAAAGGCAGCCAGTGCTCAAGGGGGATGTTATACTGGCAAAGAGACAGTCAGGCAGACTTGTTTGTGGCTGTCTGGAATAAACATGTGTACCCTCTGCACAGTTCTTAAATAAATCTCAACGTTCATTATTATAAgtatcacctttttttttttttcagtgagtttATGCAATAGAGTGCAATTTCTTTCTTAGAATATTCTGTAGACTGGTTACGATGCAGAAAATTTAAGGATTAAGTTTATCTTCCCTatgcattaatatttatatgACACTTGGGAACAGCTATCCATGAACAGCATGGATAAGGCCCTAGCAAGAAGGACAGAGGAGTCCTACTACCacaacacagctgctgctgctgcatccatCTGTTGTGCTGCCCTAGTAGTGGCTCcacagaggttttttttgtctgcaagACCCTCTGAGAAGTCAGAAAAATGTTGTTCTGTATTTAAATGTCTAtgctgcccccccagcagcaatTACTGGCCATGGCTTCTCCATCTAGCACACAGACTGATTTAACTGATCTGCCATAAGGTGCTTTGGCACCTCTACCCAGGAGAACTGCCACTCACCACCCCATCCCCATGGTCAGGGGACTTGCTGCACAGGCAGCCCTCGATGCAGAGGGAGCTATGCTCACACACGTCCAACATGCAcggcaaagcagcagcaatacTGCACATCCTGCTGGCTGATCCCCTCCTGCTACAGAACACAAACCATGGTCTCACAGGATCTGTCCCATCTGCCCGTGGCAgtgtgctgctgggaagcacaAAAGAATGTattgttcttgtttttcagtttaataCTGGTTTACCATTGAAGACGCTGGTCATCTGCTGGGGTCCCTATTGCCTTTTATGCTTCTACGCAGCAGTTGAAAACGTGATGTTCATTTCACCAAAATACCGCATGGTACGTCTATGCCACCTGAGGGAATTCAAACACTGACATTCTCCTTACTCCCCTGTCTCCGTTCCTATGGAACGAGGCCAATTTACTCACAATTGGGTTTACTTGTtataacatatatataacaAGCAGATCATTTCCTCAAAGCATTCTCTTCATCTACCACTTAAGGCAAAACCTCTAAGCACAGTGATGTAATGGGCATTATATTACTGCTTTGATCAAGCTACTGTTTAGGAAGTTGGgggcttttttcttcagcagacaGTTAGGGGTCTATAGCCTGCACTGCCCCATGGTTTGAGGGAGCTTTTGTGTCCTTCCCAGAGTCAAGGACCTGCCCAGAATTTTCAATTTTGAAGAGACTGTTTGTCTCgttcattttttaacatttctctCTCCTCGGGAAGACTGCAATTGATCACTCTTAAGGTTATGctgcctccttttttcccttttttctatGAGTCTTAACTCCAAGGCTACCTCTGGGCCTCAATAATATCACATTAAACCTTTCAACTTTCACTCAGTCCCCAAAAATTAGCCCAGTTTCAAGTCACCAAATGCATTACTGTACTTAGGTATTCAGCTTCCCACATAAAATGTGTTAGCAATATCAGCCCACCTATCCATCAGAAGGTGTCCGTGGCACACCCTTCACTCCTCCAGAGTGTTTGTATTCACTCTTAAATAAAATATCCCAGTTTCAGGCAATGCTGATCTAAATTATTTCTCCTGGAGACTATAATTTCCTGAGCAATGGACTCCAACTGACCAAGTTGCTTTTACCTCTCATCTCTCTGGGGGCAGCAAGCTGCTCATGTTGGAGACTGGCATTTGTTTGGTAAAGGGAAACTGAGCCCAGGCTGAAATTGGCCAACCAGCCTCTCAGTGCATCATCCTATTAATAAATACTGTGTCTCATGACAGATTCCTGCTGTTATTGCCAAGACTGCACCAATGGTGAATGCCTTCGTATATGCCTTGGGGAATGAGAACTACAGAGGAGGAATATGGCAGTTCCTCACAGGACAGAAGATTGAGAAAGAGGTTGATAACAAAGCTAAATAACCCATTACGGCATCGAGCAAAATTAATGCAGGTACACCACTGGAAGCAAAACGCTAGAGAAAACTACGTGTGTTCTCTGATATGTACATGCAAAGGTGGTTGGTTCCACATTGGAAAGGCCGTGCATTGGCTACAAGCAATGAAGCACTGAAAGAAAGCCCTCCAGATAACTGTCCAAACCATCACGAGCTGCTTGTCAAACAAGCTGCCTTAAACCTGTGTTGATTGTCATCACTCTCATTTTATATGTCACTGCGAATAAACTATGTGCtggaaagcattatttttttcccctgatacTCTAATTTGCTGAGCTTTTATGTTAAACAAAGTAGGGTATTCATTTATCCAGCGAGGCCTCCTCAAATCAATCTGTGCAGTTTGTCCATATGGTAATGTCTGGATTACGAAAAGATTAAAGGAGTATCCAGTATTACACCACATGTCTGTATAAGTAGCTTGTTCATCTGAATAACGTATCTTCCCCACAATGGGAGTTCCCAAATTTCCATGATGAGTCTGCCCTCCTAATTccataaaaacatttcagtaggCATTTTACCCCAATAAGGAATATTAGCTTGGCTCTGGTTCAAATGTGTGTGACATTCAGCTTTGCACATGCTAAACTGCATCAGATTTTGTAGCTGCTGCTTACCAGGACAATCAACAAACTCACAGTCCATCAGAAAAACATCCAGCTTTTTATCAGACACTGAGAAAAAACTCAGGGGAGGTATGGGTCATATTATGTTCTATAAAcgtcataaaaataaaaattaacttcaCATCTGCCATTAACTTCCCGTATGCTCTACAAGAGTGAGAACAATGACTGTATCAGTTGTGACTGAAGAGTCTGAGCAATTAAAAAGCCACTTATTTTATAATTATCGGAATTTGTATATGTTTTAAACTATTAGAAATGtccattttaaatatttgtatttgctCGTGTTGCTCACATTGCCTACAGGATCAAAAACTGTCAGTTGATGTCACCTGTCATTACAAGATGTGCCTCAATGACccatttacaaaaatatatttgtgtgaCACACAAAATAGAAGAGATTGTGCATACAAAAAGCCAAACCTAACTGACTTTTATCAGGATCGTATAGTTCATTTCCAAGCATTGACAGTGAAAGAGCTTTTGAAGCTAACCAAAGCAATTTGATCTGTCCCTGTGATGCTTTTGAACATACTAGAAGGGAAAACACTTGCATGTGGGTTACAAAAGGGTAAGGAAAAATAGTTACGTATGAGTTACAAAAGGGTAGATGGTGCAATCCCGGAAGCTAAACAATCAGTGGGTAGAACAGACATTCCCACCATGGCTAGAGACAGGAGATAAATGTCATTTGTCACAAGTAAGCAGCAGGATCCCATTCGGAGATGTGCTTTGGGACTTGTGAGGCTCAGTCTAGTCACAAACCACCTGACAGAGCAGTGAATTACACCATGACAAAATTATTCAGAGTAATCACATCTAAAGCTGACAGCTAAGACTTACATCTTAGGTACCCATAATATTAAGTGAGCAGATGACAAAATGTTTGCACCAATAAGCACAAAATAATGTGTATGGGCAGAAAATTACCTTTAAGTATGTATCTACAGTGACAGGCTCTGAATCTGTAATTACCTCTTTCTCGGAAAAGAGACCTGGCCAGGCCTTGAAATCATCAGTTCACTTGTCAGCAGGGTCATACTGACAAGTCACAGCAGAATGCTAAAAAACtctaaaaaaaaggaatacGAAACAAAAGCGGACACATGGTCACACCACTTGAAAGCCACAGTGCTCAGGCGTTGAATAAGACTCATAGTTTGGGGCATTCCAACCCACAGAGGGCATAGACAGCCTAGAAAAGGGCTGCAGGGACGATCAAACATGAAGGAGAAGCTTGAACACAGCAGGGATGAAACTAAGGAGAGTGCTGACTCAGGAGAGGTAGCTGCCGAGGAGACTGACAGCGCCTGATTGAACCAGGGGTTCGGGGATGTGTAGAGGGAATGATTGTTTGCTGCTTCCAACAGCACAGGAACGACAGGACACGCAGTAAAATTAAATTGAGCAGTGTATTTTCTGAACTTTGCAGTCTGAGGAGTGGTCTTCATGTTTGCTTACTGAAACACATTATGGCTTACCTAAACGATACTGTAATAGTGTAATAAACAACAGCTTAAGACATTTGGTTACGGTCTGAGTCCCCTTTGCCTTAAAGGGAACATACCTCAGTTAGGAACTTCTCACAGGCTTTGGCTCTTAGTCTATTTTCagattgatttttttacttccttttatGCAAACCTTTTATCATGGGAGCAGAAAGTAGCAGAGCTGTTTCTCCATTCTACTGGACAGCTACAGCAGCTACAGATTTTCACGTGCCTCTGTTGAGGCACACTTTTTCATGTTTGATTACTGAAAGCTACGGATGGGTAAAGCTGAGTATTGCTACTTAGCGAGCACAAAGTTGCTTAGTAATATTCAAGCCTAAAGAGAAATAGGGCCTTTGGCCAGAGCAGCAACCAAATCAGTCCTCTATGGCCACATTGAAGGAATGCAAAGTAACAGTCATCAAAATCTTTCAGACCTAGGGATGGTGCAAAACTTACATGCTTTGTAGAACATGGGACTTGTTCATACAGCCCAGCGTAGTGCAACAAATtgaaagcacagcagaggcGGTACAGTGCATGACTGACATGAGAAGAGGCTGTCCCACTCCTCCAGAGGGTGTCCCACAGCTTCCCAGGGTGAGACTTCACTTGAGATTGTTCCCTGTGCGCTGCGTTGCGCCAAGTGCCCTTAAGCTCCAGTTACTCCCACCTGCTCAAAAATCCCACCTGGATTCAGCCTGCACCTCCAAACCTAAGGATGTACATAAAACCTGAATCATTTCTCCCGTCATCCATCTCCACCCTAAATAACTTAAACAAATGCTTCTCAGCCAGTCAGGCCCATAATTGTCCCAGCCTAGGGCCTCATTCTTTGAATTAAAAAGGCTCTTGACTGAGTGAAGAGAGGTAAACTAAGCATTTGAACAAACTGGGTGGATTTAACCACCTCCTCAGTTCTGGTTCATAATGCCTCAGCTGCTGACTTCCGCAAAAGAATAGGGGAAACGAGGCTGCTCATGGCTCATTTATTGGATCATGGATAATATCActctctccagaaaaaaagataaacgAAACAAACAAGAGATGGAAGTACACATAAGAATTTCCAGGAACTGGTCAGCAAAGCGAAGATCCTCTTCTAGCTACAACTAGCTCTCACCATTAATTTATTGGCATTAAGAAGAACTGGCTGATGACCACGAGCAAGTGCACCAGTAAGCATGttgtgtttctttcagaaaaatgtctgaAAGCAAGCTGCAGTGCATCAAGAAGCCCAGCACACACTTCCAGTTAATTACAGAGTTTATCCTTAGCACAGTCAGCCCTCACCCCAACAGTGCTGGCCCAATGCcccctggcactgctggctgcccaGATCCTGCCAATGAGTTTCTGCTGCCATCCCGATAAAGCCTGTCACAACAAGGTCCCACATCTCAAGCAGGTTATGCTGAAGCATGCAAAGTCCCACCATGTTTTCAACATTAGAGAATCCCAGAGGGcaagaaacagaatttatatCACCCTAACCAAAGTACAGCCCAGGGGGTTATTCAGGGACTGCAAGACACTCCCACGCAGATAGCATCCCACCTACTGTTCAGAAAAAACCTCCACCcataaggacaaaaaaaaaaaaaaaggagaaaagtgtAACCCTTGGATGCATTCAGCAACTCAACTTAAGCCAGAACAGCCAATCTGAACATCAGTGACTAATACCTGTCCTGTCACTAAAGATGACAGTGACTACAACCTACccacttctaaaaataattagatGGTACTTCAGGGTACTCCATGTTAACTATTGCAGCCCTTTGTTGGGGAGGCTTTGGACAATTGTCCACGATCAAAACAGAAGACTCAAGTGTGTCTCTCCTTTGGGTTCAGCTACTTGATTCAGTATCCAACCACTCCTAACACAATGATCTGCAGTATTACATCCAATATCGCCCAGCCATCCTACTACCCCTCTTACAGGCAGCCTAGTTCTGCTCGTTTGTGTCAGAGTGAATATTTTGATGCGCTGATGAAAGACAGGCTTTTGGAGAATAAATAGAAGGCAAGTTTTCCTCCTTATCTCTAGACACAAACAGCATAATTTCGTCAGGTTTCCTTTCAGCAGACAGAAATGCCTCACACCTTAAATAGCATTTCTTACAGTCCTCTTTTCAAAGCTATTAAATGCCCACAACTCCAAATGAAGTTACTGTGTCCTCAATAATGCTGCAAATCAAGGTCTTGCTGACTCGGCTCTCCTGCACTGCCCACACTTACAAACACCCTACAGTTCAATAACAGGGAGTTGAGGTTTTCTGCAGTGCACATTCTTCACGTACTCCATACactttctgatgtattttttttctggcacttCTTGTGTATCTGACCAAGGCATTAAAAACCAGTTTAGGAACAGGGTCAAGGGAAGAATTTGCACTGTTCGCAGTCTATCGTCATACTACTTTGAATTAAATTGCTGTAAAACAGGGAAGTAAGCTGGTTTTGTCACCACAGGGAGAAGAGTATTGCCAAATCCCTAAACATGGACCCAAGCGCTAATGATTGGTTTGGTTCAACAAGTTGGGATACAGAGACAAAAAATGTAATGTCAGATCCTTGTAGTATGACGATAGCAAGTGTTAGTCACCAGTACTGATCTTTACTGTCACGTCTCACTTCAGTTTCTGTTCATGTTTTACCTGCGAGGATGGCTAAGTGGACACTCACAGCTCAGCTTTATGGTATTGAGAGTTTGTATTTTGGagttaaaatgcaaatacatgtGCTACTATCTGCCTTGTATATACATTAGATTATTCTTAGAGATTATTCGTCAGAGGATTACAATCAACGGTCCGTGTAAGCTACCCTAGACAGGCTAACACAGTAAATACTCAGAAGATGTTTTATTATGAAAACAAGCATTccattttctgcagagaaagagggagGATAGACCTGTTGCATTAAGGATTATGTAAAATAAGAATTATTAAATGGTAAACATACATGCCTACATGTCTGTTTTAGGTGGTGTTTGAAAATTTCCTGATGTACAGTACAGATGCAGAAGAGATTACATCATTAAAAAAGGATCCAATAACAACAGCAATAGAAAGCACAAGAATTCTAAGACCTCAGTAAGATGCAAGTTTGAATGATTAGGACAATTAAAATTGTGCATACAAGATTTAAGAattgaggtgttttttttaatattttaagaccCTTGGATTTCCACAGGcaggattttttcctgttacctATGTATGAAATTTTCCAAAGCAAGTTTTGTTCAGAACACAACATCAGATCATTGATCTGTCAGAAGAGCTAGGGCCAAGTAAAGGCACTGGGCTGGGCCACCAATTCTCCTTGTTTTAGAAGAAGCGAGAGACAAGCTCAGGGCTCAGCCTCCCGCATGCTGGTTAGAGAACTCCCCTGAGCGATACCAGAGACGAGGCAAAGGGAGTGAAGCAAGCTGCTGCTCCTTTGAGCCTCTAGCCCACAGAAATAGGCAATACAACTAAGAATTTACACCTAAATATTGATCTCATGTTATAGGAGAAGTATTTCAGACACTCATTCAATTACCTGCTTTAGAGGAATCTAATGTCAATTAGCCCAGGTTTTAAATTAACGCAAACTAATTAAACACTGTTTGAAAATATGCTTCAGAGGACAATACTTAATCCGGTGGGTCTCTAATGGTAGAAAGTATGCTTCCTTCTAATAAATTGTTGTTGGGaatcttaaaattaattgtataGTTATAAAGCAAGGTCTAATATCTTAATACAGTGCCAACATAAGTCAAGTTCTCAAACTAACTTCTAATTGGTAGTACAAGAACGTGACTGTAGGAAGACAAATATTTGTGGCTTACAAACATAcaccttatttttaaagaaagaactgaaatgctAACAGCAATAGTTCACTTACATACGAAAACCAGCAAAGAAGA
Encoded proteins:
- the RGR gene encoding RPE-retinal G protein-coupled receptor, encoding MVTAYPVPEGFTELEVFAIGTALLVEALLGFCLNGLTIISFRKIKELRTPSNLLVLSIALADCGICVNAFIAAFSSFLRYWPYGSDGCQIHGFQGFLTALASIGSSAAVAWDRYHHYCTRSKLQWSTAISMMLFAWLFAAFWAVMPLLGWGEYDYEPLRTCCTLDYSKGDRNYITFLFGLSIFNFMIPGFIMLTAYQSIHQKFKKSGNYKFNTGLPLKTLVICWGPYCLLCFYAAVENVMFISPKYRMIPAVIAKTAPMVNAFVYALGNENYRGGIWQFLTGQKIEKEVDNKAK